The Dryobates pubescens isolate bDryPub1 chromosome 6, bDryPub1.pri, whole genome shotgun sequence genomic interval TTGTGCAGTATATCTCAATAGAGGAATAGATAATAGGCAGAGATAATGCTTGTTTGAACCTGCAGGTTCCATCTTAAACAGTGTATTTGACTACAATCAGCAATAATCCCACTGGTGGAATTTCTTCATTATATTGCTTGATCATCAACTGTTATCCTCTCCACAATGTAAGCATGGGAAGAAACATAGGACAGTCCCTTGTCTAGAGGAAAGCATCTGACTTTCATATAGCCACGTATGTGTCACCATTGAGACCTGCCCTCCACAGTCCCAATCCTGCTCTATTCTCTGCTATATCAAGCATATGTGAATTCCAAATAAATATAAGCAAGCATAACATCCACATATACAGGCAGAGACTCTTCTCTAATATCCAAGATGACTTTACTTAAAAATCGTTTGTTTTTTCCTAGCAATATGAAACATACAGTTTGGTGGGTAGGTAGGCCACAGTATCATCCTTGCTCTTGATGATGTCGTTACACTTGTCAAGCGTCTGAAAAACAGTAAACGTGTCTCCGAtgctgtagagagcagcaaggtTTTTCGCTAGTAGTTTTCGTGTAGGtggcccaggggagctgctgatgAGCCCTGTTAGCTGTTCCACaagtttcttctgtttctccttGACATCTGTCTGTTAATGAACCAAAAATAAGTAACATTAGAAAAGTTACTTGATTCTGTGTCTTGCctccaaaacccagaaaaaccTACAAGGGATTGAAGTAAACCTTATACCACTCCCACGTATATGCAGTTCAGCAAATTGCTCATCTGAAGGACATTTAAGATACATTCAGTAACAGCAGAGACAGATGCTCAGAATTAGCTGTTAATCTTtaaaatttactttttttttttaaatgcctaCACAAAATACAGTAATATCTGCCTAGAACATCTTTTAATGCCCTTTACCATCAAGAATCCCAGCTCTGGGAGGGAAAGTTTGCCTTCCAAATATTACAACTATGAAGAACTCAAACCAAGCTGTGTGTTACATACAATAGAAAGACATACTGACAACCTGCAATTAATTACAAGCCACAAACTTATGAGTCTCTCAAGTGTATGATTTTAGATTTAGACTGATCAGGCCATTACTCATGAATTTTCTCTGGATGAAATTCATACAAGTATTTTagaaaggggcaggggggaaggggaagcatTAAATTACCTTGTTAGCAGCTACCAGCACTTTGTCCAAAAATCTCAACCACTCAAAGATAAAGACTGGTCTCTTTGCTTCTGTAATTTGAGCTAACGCTTCCTCATTCAGTAACAAACTATGAGCCAGCTCCATAATTGGTTAAACTCTGGTTTTACTGTAAATTTGCGCAGCAActctgaaataaaaatgcaagtATTAGTATAAAGTGTAATACAATGGTACAAAgttttgaaaagcaaaatgaaaataggAAAATTAAATCTACAAATTACAGTATCATGGCTCCAAACTACTTAAAACTTCTCTTAGCTAAGTAGTCCCTCATAAAATCTACTTACATTTACAGATGAGTAAATCCATTAGCATTTCAAGGGACAGTTGTTAATTCTATAATGAGCACCTATGGACAACTTCAGGGTGCTAACTCTCAGTCAAGAAACATGTAATTAAATCcctgtttaaaataaaaataaaaaccccacaacccacaCACAAGGTAAATGAGTCATCTCACTGTCTTCTCTTACATAAAACAGAACAAGGATTGTCTCTAACCAAGACTCTTGACCACACCGTACAAAACTTGGGCATGATCCTGGCCACCTTCCCAATACCACCAACAGACAAGGTGAGGAGATGAACCTATCACAAGGAGGAATTCCTACCCATCACACATTTGAGAGGCAGAATCAGTGACAGCATTTAGCATCACTTGACCTGAGACTTCCCAGATTCCACTAGCCTTCCTTTAAGTGCTGGACAAAGAAGCCCTCTGAAACCCAGCAAACCTTATGTGTAACAGCCCAGAATACAAACAGCAGCCAAATGACTGCAGGCCTCCCTAGCAAGCAAAATATTAGAGATCAAACACTAGAGACCCTGCCCAAACACTGAATGGGAGAAGCAACAAAGCACTACCAAAAGCACACTATCAGTGTAAGCAAACATTCTGTAGACAAAACACATTTAAACAAAATGTAGCTGTTTAACACAGGATAGATAGAAAAAAACTTAATTGAAAATCACAAAGTAAAGCATCttcagcaaaaaggaaaaaggaaaacaaagccacacacacacaaaggcccaacacccaaccccaaaaccagaaTTCAGTAATGCTGAAAATAAGATCTTgggcaaaagaaaaagcaaagcaactaAGGAGCATTATGTAAGGCATATCTTTTGACAGCTGCACCACTCCTCTAGTGCTCTCCCGTGCTCACAGCTGCTTCCTCATTCATGGGTGAACTCAACACATTCTTATACAAAGTGACTTAAATTAAATGGGTTTAattcttttggaaaaaaaatcccagattAGACAATAATAAGAGGTAACATTAATACTACAACTGTCTTGTGATTCTAAATTTACCTTAATGATTTGGTGCTGATGAAACGAAAGCATCACAGTGACTATAATACTAAGCTTGTTCTCTGCTCTTTGGTACCTTGCCCTATAGTATTTTTCACTGCATGCATCTCCAGAGATAGATCAGCAAAGGTATCAAAGACAAATATGGAAGCACATGCAGCCCTCTCACAACACCgccaaagatttatttttttctttgaagtaATAAGGAATTGAGGAAGTACTGCCTGTCAGTAAGGCAGAAATTCATTGTCTCAAAACACCTTTACATGAGAgtagagagaaatgaaattaaCTGATGGCACCATGATTCATTTGGCATCATCCGATATCTACATTGCTCGGCACACCCACACAACACAGTACTATGCAACAGCACATTACTCCTTTTCCTCCCCGAAGTTTTCATTTTCCCCTGGCCTTCAGAGACATGAATCTCTCATGTACCTTCTACACACCTCCTTAGCTCTTCATATAAATTTAGGAAACACAAGCTCTGAAACACCAAATCTGCACATGCACTAAACTTGCCAAACTGAAGCACTATGGATCAAATTCAGGAACAACTATACGAACATTCAGCTCACCAAAGACTCAAAACATACAGCTGTGTAGGCAGACAACCCAAACTCACCTACACTGGCCAAGGTTTAACTCCAAAATACAGCGAGAAATGCCTACTACTAAGTTCTACCGATTCTGGTGAGGGCTGGGTTTTCCTGTGTATGCCGTAAGTAATAAACACACTGCTACCTTTTACGGGATGTAGAGCAAAAGCATCCAGTAAGTTGTGCTGAAGCATTATATAGTGAGTATAAGACGTTCAGATTTGGTAGAGTTCCTTGCTACTATCCTGCCATTTTTCTGTAGCTTAAGCCAGGTATTTAGATCATCACCCTGCACACACTTCAGCAGAATAACTCAGAAAAGTGAAAAACGGGCAAGTTTAGCAGTGACAGCCTCCTGAAGAACTCAATCAGGTGAAAAGGCTTTTGTGCCTGGGTCCCAGCAGCTGTACCCGTTATTTCAATAAGCTATAGCATCTCTCCTAGTGCGTGTTTTCTGGTTCAAAATCCCTCAAACGGTGACGCATCAGCACCGCTTTATCGCGCCAGCTATATAGCAGTCCCTCAGTATAAGGAAAATGCTAAGTAACAACCAGAAGCGCGCTgctttccaccacccccacacacacccccccaccccgcccccgCCATCCGTGCACATCTGCGTACCTACACCACACACGCAAACGCCGccgcctctcctcccagggcagccggAGCAGACCCAGTGCCCGACTCCGCCGGAGCCCCGGGTACAGCCGGGCCGGCACTACCCGCCTGCCCCCTTTTCGTTCACGACACGCGCGTGACGCTCCTACCAGGCGGCGGAGACCTGCCGGCTCCGGGCTGCGCGATGCGCCGCGGCCCCTGGTGGGCTGGACGCGGTCACAGACACGCGTGGGGCCAGACGCGCCCACTCACTCGTCTCGCAAGGACAGAACCATTACCGGGGGGATAGGCTGCTTCAACCCCCACCATACCCTGGTCCGGTTGGCAGGGAAGGAACCGGCAGAGCGGGGAACACACAAAAGGATGGGGCTTTACCCTAGCCCCAACGCAACTCTCTAACGCGGGGGCACCGCGGCCGCGCAGCAGGAAGCAGTAGGAGCGCAGGCGCCGCCCGAGGAGGGCGGCCGTACGCAGGCGCGCGGAGTTCTTCCGCTGCCGCCTCGGCTCTGCTGCGGCTTCTGGGGGGTGCGCGAAGGCTTCCGGGGCTGGGGGTGCGCCGCAGTCGCTGCTGGTCCGCGTTAGGGGGCATCCCACGGTGTCGCGTTCACGTCCATCAGCCTCCGGCCGCAGACCCGAGTAGCAGGTGTTTCTCCTTTTGACAGCAGGTTCTGTGCTTCGGGTAGCCCGCAGATAGATAAGGTGCGTGAGATAGGCCAGTTGACGGAGATTCTAGGAAAGGAGTCGGAGCAGGGGTGTGCGCGCGCTGAACATggaggaagatgaagaggaagaCTACATGTCTGATTTATTTGTTAAGTAGgtggctcttttttccccttctaagTGATTGCAAACATGTGAAAATACTACTTAAAAACAGCGCTAATATTTGCTGGAATTGTTATTAGACAGGATGTCAGGCCAGGCTTGCCCATGGTGAGGCGGATGAAGGAAGCTattcagaaagaggaaaagcaaaaagaagcCAATGAGAAGAACAGGCAAAAAAgtataaaagaagaagaaaaagagagacgTGACTTGGTGTTGAAAAGTGCATTGGGCAATGAGaacaaaggctttgctctgctgcagaagatgGGTTACAAGAGTGGCCAGGCCCTTGGAAAAAGTGGTAAGCTTCTCCCAGTCTGGAAGTATGTACTTGTGTTCAGCTGTACCTTTATATTTTACAGACTGTAGCTGCTACTGCATTTGTAGACTGGGTCAAAAATGTCTCTTTGAGAGACCTAGTGTTAACAAACTGTGAGTGCAttgtggcagaaaaaaaagatgagaGCAAATGTCTGCAATAGAAATGGTACAGAGTGTCAAGAGATCCtgcaaggaaagcagcagaatcatagaattgtttcagtgggaaaagatttctaacatcattgagtccagccatcaacctaagatCACTATGACCGTGACACTGTGTCCTGAAGCGCCATGTCTACACAATTCTTAAACACctcaaccactgccctggacagcctgtttcaatgcctgaccactcttaccttaaagaaatttttcctaatacccaatctaaacctccctggcacaatttcaggccatttcctctcattttatcaAGTTAACATGATTTTATTTCAGTTAAGTAGTGAAAAAAATACAGCAGAGAGGCCAAAAAGGAGTTCCAGTTCAGTTGGGTCATTTGCAATGCACCAGTGGTACACTGGCTAGGGATTTTTCAACTTCCAAGCATAAAACCACAAGAAGAAATACACACAGCTTGCCTCCTTAAATACACTGTGCAAATCATAGTTtgagaaatacctaatttcttAAATtgaccttttgttttcttcacaggagaaggCATTGTTGAACCCATTCCCCTGAACATAAAAACAGGTTCGTGATACTTCTTAATCTGCTTAGTTGAGTGTCAGAGCTTCTCAAATGCTCACATTCGTCTTTTGAACTTACGCAGGCAGAAGTGGGCTTGGTCACGAGGaattgaaaaagagaaaagctgaagaaaaactGGAAAACTACAGAAAAAAACTCCATATGAGAAAACAAGCAAATGAACAAGCTGCAGATCAGTTCAGGTACAACAATGTAGCTAATCTTCCACTTGGCCTCTAAACAGCAATTCTACTTATGCTTTGTGTTTGGGTATTCTTCTAATGTGGTACAGTTCATGAATGTTTTGAATGAGAGCTAAGAGTTGAAATAGTCATCGTTTCTCTGCTCTAAAGCAAAAGCAGGGGAACACTAATACCAAAAGCATGTGCTGCCTCATTTTGGTTGTGTTAATAACACAAACAATATACAAGTCAATTGCAATTCTTTGAAGCAGATAACCTTGTCATCTGTTTTAATATAAAATCCACAAATAATCCTGAGCAAGGTTACTACAGAGGTTTTAAAAATCAGGGTGAATGGTTTAGGTTGTAttagttttattttctcctgatCTGTTCGTTACATGTGGAGAAGGAAAGCCTAGGAAAGGCTGTATTTTGTGCAGATGCTTAGTGAACCACATTTTTCATGTCTTAGTAAAACCTGATGAAGAAACAATGTTCAGTGTAGCGTGATCATGAAAAACAGTTTTGAAGGTATAATTCTCAAGAACTAGATGTGTTCTTTCATAGAATCCACGTCAGAAGGACTTCCTAACTTCAACATTGTCCAGCCCTGAGAGAAttagcagggctggaagcttAAATTTTTCCATTTTCAAAGAGCTATTTAATGTAATGCATCtcactgtttgtttgcttgcttattTTAGCTATCTACTTTTTCTTAACAGATTAAGattcaaaaacaaacaagaagaacGTAAAATGGAAGGGGACCTCCGAAAAAGCCAAAGGGCCTGCCAGCAATTAGATATGCAAAAAGTGAGAcctatgttttggttttttaactgGAAGGAAGGTTTACAGCTCAGAGATACAGGCTGCAAGCAGAGTAGTGATCCAGTTCTTGGAGGTTCTCTAAAAGTGTGGGATAACTAGTCTGAAGTCTTGATACTTGGCAACACTTCAGTCCtcttaaaatatttcaaagtaCATGTTTGCACCAGTATAATAGTTTAAAGTGCACACCAACCCCATGGTAACTTACTTGAGGACCCCTGTTAATTTGCATtatcagagctcagctgctgctgctcctgcattcTTGTAGTTCTGAGCTGTTTGCATGTCTTCCAGTAGCCAATGCCAGACTCTCCTGAATGATGGTACTGTTCTCCTCAAGTGAAGGAACTCTCAGAAGGAACTTGCATCTAAaccttctgctaaagcagggtcacccacagcaggcttgTTCTGACAGGCCTTGATGGGGGCTCCCCCAGGATGGGGATCGTCACTGAGGGAACCAGCTTTCCCAAGGAAGCGCTGAAGTAACAAACCTAAACCAACGTACCTTTCACCTGAGGGGAGAGCATGGGTAGTAGCAGTGAACTATTATAAGTTTCTGCCACTTGAAAACTgcaagtttggttttttttcttattagcCTGTTAGAGATTAATACCACCTCACTGCTGAGATGGTTTGATACCCCTTAGGCTGCTTCACATGAAGTCAGTTGATTTAGCTTAAATCGTTTTTGTTGACTCTTCTTTCTTTAACTTTACCTGAGGGGGATTAGAAAGCACTGTATGATCTCTTGGTAAAATAATTTGGGGCAGGATGTTTTCCAACTGatgacaaaggggaaaaaaaaaacccaaaccagaaagaCTATCTCTTCAGAACCTTGTTGTGAGATTATGTTGCTGAGTAGTGTTAGACCTTCTGAAGACAGATGGAACAGAACTTAATGTTAGCATGCATTTACTTTTGTTTTTGAAAAATGAATCCTTGTAGACCACTGCACATTCTCATTGCAGCTTTGGAAATTCTTTGTTATACTGTACAGGAATGTTTTAAAACCTAACATCTTGCctacctctcctgtgaggacagactaaaagagttggggctgttcagtctggagaagagaaggctctgaggtgacccaattgtggccttccagtatctgaagggggcctacaagaaggctggggagggacttctcaggatctcaggtagtgataggactagggggaatggaatgaagctggaggtggggagattcaggctggacgtgaggaggaagttcttcaccatgagagtggtgaagccctggaatgggttgtccagggaggtggttggggtgctgtccctgaaggtgtttaagacctggctggacgaggctctgaccagcctgatctagtgtggggtgtcccagtccatggcagggtggttggaactagatgatccttgtggtcccttccaaccctgactgatactatgaagaaAACCTACAAAGGCAGATAATTCTCATTTAAATTACTTATTATTTAAGGATATTGATGTTCCCAAGGAGACATGGTATTGGCTGGAACCTGAAGAGGAAGACAAAAATGATGAGAATGACAAAGAAGATGAATGCACAAGCTCAGACATAAGTGTAAGCTTAGCCATTAAATGGCTTGATTCAGAACTGCATTTAATATTCCTTCTCAAACTATGTGTGTATGCATACAGACAAAGGGCATATGTGTATGTATCATT includes:
- the GPATCH11 gene encoding G patch domain-containing protein 11, producing MEEDEEEDYMSDLFVKQDVRPGLPMVRRMKEAIQKEEKQKEANEKNRQKSIKEEEKERRDLVLKSALGNENKGFALLQKMGYKSGQALGKSGEGIVEPIPLNIKTGRSGLGHEELKKRKAEEKLENYRKKLHMRKQANEQAADQFRLRFKNKQEERKMEGDLRKSQRACQQLDMQKDIDVPKETWYWLEPEEEDKNDENDKEDECTSSDISVSEKLHILTAYLRERHFYCIWCGTTYEDSEDLSSNCPGDSAADHD